AGTCGGCAGCGCAACGTTAAACACGTGGTCAAGCCAGAGCCGCCGCGACTGCACGCCAGCTTCCCCAGCGCCGCGTTGTGACAGATTTTGCTAGGACTTCACGCTAAAATGGAAGCACGCTCTCGTCCGGCTGCCCTCGACCTCAGGACGGACCCGAGCGCGTCTACGTCCAACCAGGGGAAAGCCAACACTCCAAATCTGCTTTTACTGAATGTTTGGTTGTTATACACGTAAATATTCCGTTTTCTCTCGAGGCTACACAACAAAATGTGAAGTTTTAGGATTGTCGGAGCAGGACGCGGACGGCGTTGGCTCCCACCTGCACGGAGGAGGATGACCTGGTCCTCTAGTGGTAGTTCGGAGAAGTGAGGGATTCTCTTCGCCCACTCCACTAAAGCAAACAGCTGCTTGTCTGCAGTCTGGCAGATGTTGGACACGGCATCGTGAGGCTGAAAGCAGACAACACATCAGACGAGCAGATTTCTATACATCCGGGTGTCCCCGTCTCTGCTGATCTACTCACAGAGTTGCCAGCGGAAACGCCGTCGGAGTGGAGCTCGGTTTTCTGCTCCACGGCCGTCTCCGCCGCCAAGATCTTCTCCACGGGCATCTCCTCGTTCACGCTGACGCTGAACTCCAGCTCCCCTTCGCGCTCCCGGTTCCTCTGGCGCTCCTCCTGGACAGCTGCGTCAGGCGAAACACGAGGAAAGGGCAGTGAGGGAGGGCGCCGGATCAGAAACGCACCCACCCGAATCAAGACGCCGGCTCAGTTACCTTCCCTCTTCATGCCCATGGCCAGGCACTTCTGATAGCGGCAGTACTGGCAGCGGTTGCGCTGGCGTTTGTCCACCAGACACTCTTTGTTGTCCCTGCAGGTGTAGCTCAGGTCTTTGCGCACAGTCCTTTTAAAGAAACCTTTACAGCCCTCGCAGCTGTAAACGCCGTAGTGTTTCCCTGAAGAGACACAGGTGGCGAGCGAAAAGGGCGAGAGCGTCAGTGACGTTTCGCCGGGCGGAACGTGGAGGAAACGCGGGCGCCGACCACCGTCTCACTCACCAGAAGAACGGTCCCCGCAAATGACACACATGCGCTTCTGAGACATCATCAGGCCGGGGCTGTGAGCCGGCACGGGCCTCAAGCCAAAAGGAGGCTTGATATCTTCCGAGCTGCTAATTGAGTGCATCCCTGACGGTGGCGTGGATGAAGAGATCTGGAAACAGAGCGCAGCCACAGCGAAACACTGGTCATATCCGCCAGCTCGTGGACGTAATCCAAGCCACGTGCACGCGGGGCGGCCTTACCTGACTGGTGCTGATGGATCCGAATCCCAACGAGGGCGAGACAGGCGATTTAAGCGAGGAGCTGGTAACTGAAAGGAGAAGCCAAGATGTTGGTGGGCTGCTGTGGTGACATGGCTACAAACTGGATAACACTGAATTCCCTAACTCAACCTTAACTGGGCTGAAATCAAAGCAGGCTCAATTATTTACCTCCTCACTGTCTCAAAGTACAACCCAATTCAAGTGCAAGTGAATGAAGCCGATTAAAAATTCGACTTTTCTGCCTGGATACAGTAACCGGCCATCTAAATATGTCAGACAGCTGTAGGGGTTTTCTTCTTTGGGGCTAATAAAATGGAGCCTTTCCCTCATTAGTTTTGTCCGAACATTTTTTTTTGGATCAGCTTGGCCCGTTTCCAGCTGTTCGTGACactttaatgaaataaaaaccgATCTGGTACGTTGTGTACGGAATTCCCCCCAGCAGCTAGTGGTAGTCGTGCTACCCATTAAACCACTTTTATGGCACGTTTAGCGTCGTTCACCAACACCGATTAACGTGGCCGAACAAAAGGTACACGAATGTGAAACCTAGTGAACACACAATAATAAACTGTTCGACATGCagtttctgattttattttaacgCACGGGTCGTTTGTTGACGGTAGCTCGTTACTGTGCAACGTGACAAACTTCACAAGATTTTACGGAAACTTTGTCTGCAAAACTTGAAAAGCGAGCTTCCGTTTGTCTTTTCGTGATCAAATTATACAGTTGCGACTGTAAAATACTGAAAACACTGCACAAACAACGCACAGATTCGGCTTTCGTGGTTTGTTAGCTACCTAGCTAGCTGCGGATCCATGTACGTTAGCAGCCCGTAGCACCGTGAACATTAGCTTTGCTTGCCACAAGCTTAGCAAACTGGGTCAATAAAGTTAATGCGAATTTTACAGTTTTAACTCACAATATGTGCCTAGAAGGTTAATCGCCAGGAAACGAAGAGCTGGGTAATTCGACGGCCATGGAACGTCTTATAAACCAGAGCTAGCAGCTTTAGCTGGACATTACGGCTAACTTTGCAAAAGGCGAGCAAAGCTAATGCTttggtagcattagcatttgtgCACGGCTCCCGGTGATAGTCCGAAGCAGTAATTGTTGACTAAATAGCTCACGGTTATCTAAAGGCAGGAATCACTTACCAGACACACCTTCGACGCATTGTTGGGGGGGTGTGAACGCGTGTCGCTGTGCTCAGTGTGTGGAGATCAGCAGGGGACGAGAGGGCGACACTTAAATCCGATTTACTTCAACTtggtgctgtttttgtttacagGCCATGATGGAGCGGTGCCAGGACGGCTTCAGCCTCCCAGAACCACCCAAAACACAGCTGTCATATGACACTCCCGCAAGAAAGCCTGACCTCTAATTTAATCACATCCAGGGTGCATCTGAGATGGGGCCCGAAATATATGTTTGAGCAGGGGGGACCCCGAATATTCTGGCATTTTGGTGAAGTTTTCTCTTATTTTGACAGCTTCTCTCTGGAgctgcacatgtgcacacagttGCTCACACGCATCTCTGACAGTGGATCATGTAAGACAAGCAAAGCTGGAACCTGAAAAACTGCTTCGacatgtgtgtttctgaggaCGCATTCTTGCTCTGACCTCTgcgccgcacacacacacatgcaggtttCCATCAGAGAAACTTCATTTTAGCCTCATATTTATGTGACCCGTCTGGGGAGAACTCCATCAAGATGAAGCGGATCCATTTTTATCTACTTATAACCTCAGGTTTGATTCATCTCATTCTTTTTGTTGTGTAATTGTATAAatcaatgaatgtgtgtgtgtgtgtgtgtaacaaatgtttcttttatttgcagGAATGTGCCCCGTCGCGCTGATTTCTTCAGATTTTCACCTCATTACGCAGCCAAAGAGCTACGACGATGCAAAAACTTACTGCAGACACTTTTACGGAGATTTAGCCACAGTTCACAACCTCTCCGACGTGAACCATCTGATGGCTTCGGCTCTAAACGACTCCACCAGAGCCTGGATCGGCCTGGAGAACGGACGGGTGTGGTGGTGGCACTGGTCACAGCCCGACCAGATACTGGACTACGTCAACTGGGGGCCTGGGGAACCCCAGAACAAGAGCCGCGACGGGTGTGCGGCGATGGACGGACGCGGCCGGTGGTTCGAGAGCGACTGTGCGGCCTTGAGGAGCTTCCTTTGCCAGGGTGAGTAGCAGCACGCTGGGATCTGAGTCCATTTGGATGCTGGGATTGAATCTGGTTTAACGCTGCCCCTCAGGCGTTGGCGGGACGGGTGGGTACACATTGGTCGGCGAGGCCAAATCCTGGCGAGACGCTCAGCTTCACTGCAGGGACCTTCTGTCTGATCTGGTCATTGTGCGCTCAGCAGAGACCAACGAAGCCGCGCTGAGAGCGTCGGCCTCCCAGACTGTCTGGATCGGCCTCTTCAAGGACCCCTGGAGGTGGTCCGACGGCAGCCCCGCGTCCTTCCGCCACTGGAAACCGTCCCAGCCGAACTACCTCGAGGGCCAGGACTGCGTGGTGACCGTGTTCAGTGACCAGGGGAAGTGGAACGACCTGAGGTGCGGCAGGAGGCGCCACTTTGTCTGTCGTGGGGGTGAGTTTCTGTCCACCTGACCTTGAATTAGAAACATTCCTGATTTCATGGGGTGAATTTCGTCTTCACAGCAAGGAAATACGTCACAACCACCACAGCTGCGACCAGCGACCAGGAGCCCACCAGAACAACCCGCAACACTACAGCGGTCGAGATATGGACTCACCTGACCGTCTGGGCCTCCACAAACGCCTCGTCCGAGGCTGCAGCCGTCAGCCAGCTCACGCCAAACGCCACCGATGGGGCGACCCGTTCGCCGACCCCTGACGTGACAACAGCGCGGCTACCTTCTCAACCGACAGGCGGTTCCATGCGCTCTGgtgagaagcttttttttttcttctcatttgcAACGAAGGTCCGTCGTAAAGTTCACTAAAATCCCTCTTGTCTTAAAGAGAACCTCATATTGATCCGGGAGAACCTGACCTGGATCCAGGCCTTGAGTTACTGCAGGAAGAACCACATGGACCTCGTCCACATCACCACCCGGGACGTTCAGGAGAAGGTGGCCGCGATCGCGAAGAACTCCACCTCCCCGCACGTGTGGATCGGTCTGCGCTACACCTGCCTGTTCAACTTCTGGTTCTGGGCCACTTCGGCTCCTGGCTGTTACCAGAACTGGGCCCCAGGACAGGGACCCCAGCGGGACTATGGCTGCCGGGTGACGGGTGCCGTTCAGGCCACTGGGGGGCAGCAGTGGGTGGGCTTACCTGACGGGGAGAGGCTGAACTTCATCTGCAGCGCTTGTGCTGGATGATCGCTGACGCCCGGAAAGCTGTTCTGGGACGACGTTTGTGACTCGGGACAGTCGACCCAGAACGGGGCCGCGTTCCAACGCTGCGAGAACACAGCTGCCTTCCTCATTGTTCTAACTGAATTTCATTAAAGACGTTTTTTACATGCTGTCCGCGGGCATGTGCACTCATGGGAACGTGAATCTGCATCTTACTCACACCATTTGCACGATGACCTCCCCGATTGTCCTTCCTCGACCACCTGAGCGCGGCTGCGAACGGCCCCGCCAGCTGCCCCCGCTGACCTGACCTTCACTGGCAGCAGCCCGGACGCACATTCACGCCCCCGCCCGCACCGCGCCTAAAAGCGTGGGAATGATGTCATCTTTACATCATTTCAGCGACGTGTCTCCAGCGGGTTTCGGGCTTGTGTTTCGGCCTCTTGTGATGTTTCTGCATTTTAAACTGCTGATTGCTGCGACCACATGCGACCATAAAAGCCAGCGAGCATGTGTCTTTTAGAACCCGCCGCCGCTCTGATCACGGCGTCCGCGTCTACAATGAGGGTCCCGTCACCTGTCAATTACCACGGGCCATTACACATGCGCGACCAGGGCCTCTCCCATCGGTTCAATGTTAATGTCTTTTCTCAGCCCCGTCCCCTCTTGTGTGCTGTCCAGctggctctgacctctgaccctttcGCCCTCACTCCTGACCCCCAAGGACATTCCCACGCCACGTCCCCGCTGGTCACTGCCTCCTGCATTTGTAGCTAACATGGCGGCAGCCACGAGTGGGATCAGTGTAACGCAGCCTCACCCTGACACAAGTGTGGAGCAGTTGCTGTTTAGGAGGCGCTCGGGACAGGAAGGCACAGCCGCAGGTGTCTTCTGAGCGCCTGGACGTTGCTTTATCGTGTCCATCTTTAGC
The DNA window shown above is from Takifugu flavidus isolate HTHZ2018 chromosome 10, ASM371156v2, whole genome shotgun sequence and carries:
- the rxrbb gene encoding retinoic acid receptor RXR-beta-B isoform X1, which produces MHSISSSEDIKPPFGLRPVPAHSPGLMMSQKRMCVICGDRSSGKHYGVYSCEGCKGFFKRTVRKDLSYTCRDNKECLVDKRQRNRCQYCRYQKCLAMGMKREAVQEERQRNREREGELEFSVSVNEEMPVEKILAAETAVEQKTELHSDGVSAGNSPHDAVSNICQTADKQLFALVEWAKRIPHFSELPLEDQVILLRAGWNELLIASFSHRSINSKDGVLLASELQRDSANSAGVGAIFDRENVQSAEVGAIFDRVLTELVNKMRDMQMDKTELGCLRAIVLFNPDAKGLSKSSEVELLREKVYASLEAYCKQRYPEQQGRFAKLLLRLPALRSIGLKCLEHLFFFKLIGDTPIDTFLMEMLEAPHHLS
- the LOC130532319 gene encoding macrophage mannose receptor 1 isoform X1; the encoded protein is MKRIHFYLLITSGMCPVALISSDFHLITQPKSYDDAKTYCRHFYGDLATVHNLSDVNHLMASALNDSTRAWIGLENGRVWWWHWSQPDQILDYVNWGPGEPQNKSRDGCAAMDGRGRWFESDCAALRSFLCQGVGGTGGYTLVGEAKSWRDAQLHCRDLLSDLVIVRSAETNEAALRASASQTVWIGLFKDPWRWSDGSPASFRHWKPSQPNYLEGQDCVVTVFSDQGKWNDLRCGRRRHFVCRGARKYVTTTTAATSDQEPTRTTRNTTAVEIWTHLTVWASTNASSEAAAVSQLTPNATDGATRSPTPDVTTARLPSQPTGGSMRSENLILIRENLTWIQALSYCRKNHMDLVHITTRDVQEKVAAIAKNSTSPHVWIGLRYTCLFNFWFWATSAPGCYQNWAPGQGPQRDYGCRVTGAVQATGGQQWVGLPDGERLNFICSACAG
- the LOC130532319 gene encoding macrophage mannose receptor 1 isoform X2, with amino-acid sequence MKRIHFYLLITSGMCPVALISSDFHLITQPKSYDDAKTYCRHFYGDLATVHNLSDVNHLMASALNDSTRAWIGLENGRVWWWHWSQPDQILDYVNWGPGEPQNKSRDGCAAMDGRGRWFESDCAALRSFLCQETNEAALRASASQTVWIGLFKDPWRWSDGSPASFRHWKPSQPNYLEGQDCVVTVFSDQGKWNDLRCGRRRHFVCRGARKYVTTTTAATSDQEPTRTTRNTTAVEIWTHLTVWASTNASSEAAAVSQLTPNATDGATRSPTPDVTTARLPSQPTGGSMRSENLILIRENLTWIQALSYCRKNHMDLVHITTRDVQEKVAAIAKNSTSPHVWIGLRYTCLFNFWFWATSAPGCYQNWAPGQGPQRDYGCRVTGAVQATGGQQWVGLPDGERLNFICSACAG
- the rxrbb gene encoding retinoic acid receptor RXR-beta-B isoform X2, whose amino-acid sequence is MHSISSSEDIKPPFGLRPVPAHSPGLMMSQKRMCVICGDRSSGKHYGVYSCEGCKGFFKRTVRKDLSYTCRDNKECLVDKRQRNRCQYCRYQKCLAMGMKREAVQEERQRNREREGELEFSVSVNEEMPVEKILAAETAVEQKTELHSDGVSAGNSPHDAVSNICQTADKQLFALVEWAKRIPHFSELPLEDQVILLRAGWNELLIASFSHRSINSKDGVLLASELQRDSANSAGVGAIFDRENVQSAEVGAIFDRVLTELVNKMRDMQMDKTELGCLRAIVLFNPVFCRCKRTFQIQRGGAAPREGLRVAGGLLQTEIPGAAGKVRQAPPPPAGAALHRLEVLGAPVLL